Proteins encoded together in one Desulfosporosinus meridiei DSM 13257 window:
- a CDS encoding MerR family transcriptional regulator, whose product MFKISELCKKYNLSRSTLLYYDSIGLLKCRIRSDADYRLYTDEDSSRLERICNFRRAGISLEEIKQLLDFEESSYNTILSQRFNQINQEIQDLRNQQSCIASMLKNNELLRTSELISKGTWNNLMHSSGFDDKSSRKWHVQFEQISPSEHSIFLETLGLSKKEIAEIKQWSKMG is encoded by the coding sequence ATGTTCAAGATAAGTGAGCTATGTAAGAAATATAATTTATCTAGGAGTACGCTGCTCTATTATGATTCCATCGGACTTCTTAAATGTCGTATAAGGTCAGATGCAGATTATCGTCTTTATACAGATGAGGATTCATCACGACTTGAGAGAATATGTAATTTCAGAAGAGCAGGGATTTCATTGGAAGAAATCAAACAGTTACTGGATTTTGAAGAATCAAGCTACAACACGATATTAAGCCAAAGATTTAATCAAATTAACCAAGAAATACAGGACTTAAGGAACCAACAAAGCTGTATTGCCAGTATGCTTAAAAATAATGAACTTCTTAGGACTTCAGAGTTAATAAGTAAAGGCACTTGGAATAATCTGATGCATTCATCCGGATTCGATGATAAATCATCGCGAAAGTGGCACGTACAATTCGAACAGATCTCGCCATCCGAGCATTCAATATTTCTTGAAACTCTTGGCCTTTCAAAAAAGGAAATTGCAGAAATAAAACAATGGTCGAAGATGGGGTAA
- the rd gene encoding rubredoxin, which translates to MKKYQCSVCGYVYDPVVGDPDSGIAPGTSFEDIPEDWVCPTCSVGKEDFEPVD; encoded by the coding sequence ATGAAAAAATATCAATGTTCGGTTTGCGGTTATGTCTATGATCCTGTTGTGGGTGATCCGGACTCTGGAATAGCACCGGGTACTTCCTTTGAAGATATTCCGGAAGACTGGGTTTGTCCAACCTGTAGTGTGGGGAAAGAAGACTTTGAACCTGTTGATTAA
- a CDS encoding FAD-binding and (Fe-S)-binding domain-containing protein has protein sequence MMSQELQKDLEKLPKSYQDFWEEAACFIPANRRFCDPLHTLAYGIDASFYRLIPKIVLKVRSPEEITKIIKISRQFKVPLTFRTAGTSLSGQAVTDSVLVVLQGAWKGHAILERGEKIVLEPGIIGAEANRFLKNYARKIGPDPASIDHAMIGGIAANNASGMCCGTADNSYQTVADLKIILGDGTLLDTGDSSSCSDFAASHGELIQEILKIRAEIISDPQLTESIRRKYKIKNTTGYSLNAFVDFEDPLEIIKHLMIGSEGTLGFISEITYHTVIEHSHKASALIIYPDMEQACLAVQKLDRETVAAAELMDRISLQTMEEKPGMPPYLKTLSATATALLVEVRGVDAETLQGKIAQVEELLREIPTVLPLSFTAVKSEYENLWNIRKGIFPAVGAIRALGTGVIIEDVAFPKENLAEATLALREIMDKYSYGDGIIYGHALDGNLHFVFTQDFGRAEDLPRYEGLMQDVSELVVARFGGSLKAEHGTGRNMAPFVEFEWGKKAYVLMKRLKAIFDPESLLNPGVIINDNPQAYLENLKNMPQAHQIVDTCTNCGFCQNICTSKNLTLTPRQRIVIQREIQELKRTGDDPERLSRLEKDFLYPGNVTCAVDGLCATTCPLGINTGDYVKFLRSQSVTPVKRWVADSLANHMGGVTGVMRLGLGAVNGVHGLLGTKVMKNLALGARKISGDTIPLWNPWMPKGGKVPAPSRAANSSAPLKVVYFPSCISRSMGAAKNDLDQRSLSEATLSVLKKAGYEVIIPPKIDCLCCGMPWESKGFFETADKKSAELEKVLFTVSEGGKYPVLCDTSPCLYRMKRVMHSVKLYEPVEFIHDFLLQHLSFQQLPETVAIHVTCSSVKMNLKDKFYNVAQACAENVIMPSDVHCCGFAGDRGFTVPELNTSALASLKDALPESCHSGYSNSRTCEIGLSLHSGLSYQSIVYLVDKCTTAKI, from the coding sequence ATGATGAGCCAAGAACTTCAGAAAGACCTGGAAAAATTACCGAAATCCTATCAAGATTTCTGGGAAGAGGCAGCCTGCTTTATCCCGGCTAATCGGCGATTTTGTGACCCGTTACATACTTTGGCATATGGTATAGATGCCAGTTTTTATCGTTTGATCCCTAAAATTGTGCTGAAAGTTCGCTCTCCCGAAGAGATCACCAAGATTATCAAGATCTCCCGCCAATTTAAAGTCCCTCTAACTTTTCGAACAGCCGGTACTAGTCTTTCCGGTCAAGCTGTCACAGATTCGGTTCTGGTAGTCTTGCAAGGGGCTTGGAAAGGGCACGCTATCCTGGAGCGGGGAGAAAAGATCGTCCTGGAACCGGGAATTATCGGTGCCGAGGCCAATCGCTTTTTAAAAAACTATGCCCGTAAGATCGGACCTGATCCTGCCTCCATTGATCACGCCATGATCGGGGGTATTGCAGCCAATAATGCCAGTGGAATGTGTTGTGGCACCGCCGATAACAGCTATCAAACCGTTGCCGACCTGAAAATCATTTTAGGTGACGGAACCTTGTTGGATACCGGGGATTCCTCCTCATGTTCTGACTTTGCCGCTTCTCACGGAGAGCTTATCCAAGAAATCCTGAAGATCCGGGCTGAAATCATCTCTGACCCTCAGTTGACAGAATCAATTCGACGCAAATATAAAATCAAGAATACCACAGGCTATAGCCTCAATGCTTTTGTGGATTTTGAAGACCCTCTGGAGATTATTAAACATCTGATGATCGGTTCTGAGGGAACTTTGGGCTTTATCTCTGAAATCACTTATCATACTGTGATAGAACATAGCCATAAGGCTTCAGCCTTGATCATCTATCCGGATATGGAACAAGCCTGCTTGGCAGTGCAAAAATTAGATCGGGAAACTGTAGCGGCTGCTGAATTGATGGACAGAATTTCCTTACAAACCATGGAAGAGAAGCCCGGAATGCCCCCTTACTTGAAGACCCTTTCGGCCACAGCCACAGCCCTGCTGGTAGAAGTTCGCGGAGTGGATGCCGAAACTCTCCAGGGAAAAATTGCCCAAGTTGAAGAACTCCTCCGTGAAATACCCACGGTACTGCCCCTGAGCTTTACAGCGGTAAAATCGGAGTATGAGAACCTCTGGAATATTCGCAAAGGGATTTTTCCGGCAGTTGGAGCGATCAGAGCTTTGGGAACGGGGGTTATCATCGAAGATGTGGCCTTTCCTAAAGAAAATTTGGCAGAAGCAACTTTAGCCCTCAGAGAGATTATGGACAAATACTCCTATGGAGATGGAATTATCTATGGCCATGCTTTAGATGGCAATCTTCATTTTGTTTTTACCCAAGATTTTGGCCGAGCCGAGGATCTGCCCCGGTATGAAGGGCTAATGCAGGATGTCAGCGAGCTGGTGGTAGCACGTTTTGGCGGCTCTCTGAAAGCTGAGCATGGAACAGGCCGCAATATGGCGCCTTTTGTAGAATTTGAATGGGGTAAAAAGGCCTATGTCTTAATGAAACGCCTCAAGGCAATCTTTGATCCGGAAAGCTTGCTTAATCCGGGAGTAATCATCAATGACAATCCCCAAGCTTATTTAGAGAACTTAAAGAACATGCCTCAGGCTCATCAAATAGTCGATACCTGTACCAACTGTGGTTTCTGTCAAAATATTTGCACCTCGAAAAATCTAACCTTAACCCCTCGGCAAAGGATTGTCATTCAGCGGGAAATTCAAGAATTGAAACGAACCGGGGATGATCCGGAGCGGCTGTCTCGTCTGGAAAAAGATTTTCTCTATCCGGGCAATGTCACCTGTGCCGTAGATGGGTTATGTGCAACCACTTGTCCTTTAGGGATAAACACGGGAGATTATGTTAAATTCCTGCGTTCACAATCCGTTACCCCTGTCAAACGCTGGGTTGCGGACAGCCTGGCAAATCATATGGGCGGAGTTACCGGAGTTATGCGTTTGGGCTTGGGGGCAGTGAATGGAGTGCATGGTCTTCTGGGTACTAAAGTGATGAAGAATTTAGCCTTGGGTGCCCGAAAAATCTCCGGAGATACTATCCCTCTGTGGAATCCCTGGATGCCCAAAGGGGGGAAAGTTCCTGCACCTTCGAGGGCTGCTAACTCATCAGCTCCTTTGAAAGTTGTTTATTTCCCAAGTTGTATCAGCCGCTCCATGGGGGCAGCGAAAAACGATTTGGATCAAAGAAGTTTAAGTGAAGCGACCCTGTCTGTGTTAAAAAAAGCCGGGTATGAAGTGATCATACCGCCCAAAATTGACTGCCTCTGTTGCGGTATGCCTTGGGAAAGTAAGGGCTTTTTCGAAACCGCGGATAAAAAGAGTGCTGAACTGGAGAAAGTTTTGTTTACGGTCAGTGAAGGCGGCAAATATCCCGTCCTTTGTGACACCAGTCCCTGTCTATATAGAATGAAGCGGGTTATGCACTCCGTAAAGCTTTATGAACCGGTAGAATTCATTCACGACTTTCTGCTGCAACACCTCAGCTTTCAACAATTGCCGGAAACAGTTGCAATTCATGTAACTTGCAGCTCCGTAAAAATGAACTTAAAAGACAAGTTTTATAATGTGGCCCAGGCTTGCGCAGAAAATGTCATTATGCCCAGTGATGTTCACTGTTGTGGTTTTGCAGGGGACCGTGGATTCACTGTTCCGGAATTAAATACCTCGGCCTTAGCCTCGCTCAAAGATGCGCTGCCGGAGAGCTGCCATTCAGGATATTCCAACAGTCGTACCTGTGAGATTGGCTTGTCACTGCATAGCGGTCTTAGCTATCAATCCATTGTTTACTTGGTAGATAAGTGTACCACTGCAAAAATATAA
- the ltaE gene encoding low-specificity L-threonine aldolase, translated as MWIDLRSDTVTQPTKEMRQAMALAEVGDDVYGDDPTVNKLELLASELLGKEAALFVPSGTFGNQLAIMSHTQRGDEILVGEECHILMHEVGAAAVLAGVQTRSFPTDKGRADLKKLEKMIRSQDIHFPNTGLICLENAHSSGTAVPLDNMKAVYHLAKSKDIPVHIDGARIFNAAAALGVEVKEIAACADSINVCLSKGLCAPVGSILVGGNDFIVKARKNRKLMGGGLRQAGILAAAGVIALTEMTSRLGEDHKNARYLANRLEEIESCHVLRDRLDINMVFFTLPEVIISESALIAGLNNKKIKINGQEDGEYRFVTNYGVSIEDIDKVVQTIKDIIVNKETRS; from the coding sequence ATGTGGATTGACCTTAGAAGCGATACGGTGACGCAGCCAACAAAGGAGATGCGTCAAGCAATGGCCCTGGCAGAGGTAGGGGATGATGTCTATGGTGATGACCCAACAGTAAATAAGTTGGAACTATTAGCAAGCGAGCTATTAGGAAAAGAAGCTGCGCTTTTTGTTCCATCAGGGACTTTCGGTAATCAATTGGCAATCATGTCTCATACTCAAAGAGGTGATGAGATACTGGTGGGGGAAGAATGTCATATTCTTATGCACGAAGTAGGGGCTGCGGCAGTATTGGCAGGAGTACAAACTCGTTCTTTTCCCACAGATAAGGGGCGCGCAGATCTGAAGAAGCTGGAAAAAATGATACGTAGCCAGGATATACATTTCCCCAATACAGGGCTAATCTGCCTGGAAAACGCTCATTCATCAGGAACGGCTGTCCCGTTAGATAATATGAAGGCAGTCTACCATTTGGCTAAGTCTAAGGATATTCCTGTTCATATTGATGGAGCACGTATTTTCAATGCGGCGGCTGCCCTTGGAGTAGAAGTGAAGGAGATTGCAGCTTGTGCAGATTCTATAAATGTCTGTCTATCCAAAGGTCTATGTGCACCGGTTGGATCGATTTTGGTTGGCGGCAATGACTTTATCGTTAAAGCCCGGAAAAATAGAAAACTGATGGGGGGTGGGCTTCGCCAAGCTGGCATTTTGGCAGCGGCAGGAGTCATTGCCCTAACTGAAATGACCTCAAGACTAGGCGAAGATCACAAAAATGCCCGTTATCTGGCAAATCGGCTGGAAGAAATTGAGTCCTGTCATGTTCTCCGCGATCGTTTGGATATAAATATGGTCTTCTTCACCTTGCCGGAGGTAATAATAAGTGAGTCAGCGCTTATTGCAGGTTTGAATAATAAAAAAATCAAGATAAACGGTCAGGAGGATGGTGAGTACCGCTTTGTCACTAATTATGGCGTGTCTATAGAGGACATAGACAAAGTTGTTCAAACTATAAAAGATATTATTGTTAATAAGGAGACGCGGTCATGA
- a CDS encoding cupin domain-containing protein: protein MIDKVDISEKMSLFNEYWSPKIVGELNNSYVKVAKLKGEFIWHSHENEDELFWIVKGTLLIKFRDKDVLLKAGEFLIIPKGVEHLPVAEEEVEVVLIEPKSTLNTGDIISDRTVENPIKI, encoded by the coding sequence ATGATAGATAAAGTGGATATAAGTGAAAAAATGAGCTTGTTTAACGAGTATTGGAGCCCTAAAATTGTTGGAGAACTCAATAATTCTTATGTTAAGGTTGCGAAGCTAAAAGGAGAATTTATCTGGCATAGTCACGAGAATGAAGATGAACTGTTTTGGATTGTTAAAGGTACACTATTAATCAAATTTCGTGATAAAGATGTGCTCCTTAAAGCAGGTGAGTTCCTGATAATTCCAAAAGGCGTGGAACATTTGCCTGTGGCTGAAGAGGAAGTAGAGGTTGTTTTGATTGAACCTAAGTCAACACTGAATACGGGGGATATTATTTCCGACAGAACTGTTGAGAATCCGATTAAAATATGA